One Candidatus Dormiibacterota bacterium DNA window includes the following coding sequences:
- a CDS encoding HXXEE domain-containing protein, which yields MSDAISLKSLRRHWHDIGLFSAVVAAVYVIAAWNDLGIVQRLLLLNFIVVLLHQFEEYSWPGGFPAVANMVMMPSASPDRYPLNQYSSMAANLVFAYGFYLVPVFFPDVIWLGLAPVLVGAVLQVIGHAIYVNIKLRTLYSPGVATAVLGHLPIGVIYIHHILANSMVNWWDWLLAVVYLVVFGFLNFFMMELKWLGDRNSPYPFGQDEMERGGIAKRLERVRERQLELARR from the coding sequence GTGTCTGACGCGATCTCCTTGAAATCTCTCAGGCGGCATTGGCACGACATCGGTCTGTTTTCAGCGGTGGTCGCCGCGGTCTACGTGATCGCTGCTTGGAATGACCTTGGGATTGTACAAAGGCTGCTTCTTCTCAACTTCATCGTCGTCCTTCTCCATCAATTTGAAGAATACAGCTGGCCAGGTGGATTTCCAGCGGTCGCGAATATGGTCATGATGCCAAGTGCCAGCCCAGACCGCTATCCGCTGAACCAGTACTCGTCCATGGCGGCCAACCTTGTTTTTGCATATGGGTTCTACCTGGTTCCGGTCTTCTTCCCCGACGTGATCTGGCTGGGTCTAGCCCCTGTCCTGGTTGGCGCAGTTCTTCAGGTCATCGGTCACGCCATCTACGTGAACATCAAGCTTCGAACTCTCTACAGCCCTGGCGTTGCCACCGCGGTTCTTGGCCACCTCCCGATCGGTGTGATCTACATTCATCACATTCTGGCCAATAGCATGGTGAACTGGTGGGACTGGTTGCTTGCAGTGGTGTACCTGGTTGTCTTCGGGTTCCTCAACTTCTTCATGATGGAACTGAAATGGCTCGGTGACAGGAATTCACCGTACCCCTTCGGCCAGGACGAAATGGAGCGCGGCGGCATCGCGAAGAGACTTGAGCGTGTCAGAGAGAGGCAACTCGAGCTTGCCAGGCGATAA
- a CDS encoding class I SAM-dependent methyltransferase, with the protein MTLLPENFDLHNVDFDALYQGGQLLEGVDLPSIPWDIGAAQPVVIEAERAGRFRGAVVDVGCGLGDNAIFLAGQGHQVTGVDAAATALEHAGQRARERGVVVEFTVADATSLAGFEGRFDSALDAACYHCLDEEARHAYAAALHRATRPDALLTLFCFPAGSTGLAAAMGVSEDNLRTTWGNAGWDITDLRLASYHVNAAVGELVTAFGLECEPVPGEPSRLQAPIWALRAHRV; encoded by the coding sequence ATGACTCTCCTCCCTGAGAATTTCGACCTCCACAACGTGGACTTCGATGCCCTGTACCAGGGCGGGCAGTTGCTCGAAGGCGTCGACCTCCCCAGTATTCCCTGGGACATCGGCGCGGCTCAGCCGGTCGTCATCGAAGCCGAGCGAGCCGGGCGCTTCCGCGGTGCAGTTGTCGACGTCGGCTGTGGCCTCGGCGACAACGCCATCTTCCTCGCCGGCCAGGGCCACCAGGTCACCGGCGTCGACGCTGCCGCCACCGCCCTCGAGCACGCCGGTCAGCGCGCCCGTGAGCGTGGCGTTGTCGTTGAGTTCACCGTGGCCGATGCCACCAGCCTGGCCGGTTTCGAAGGCCGCTTCGACAGCGCGCTCGACGCCGCCTGCTACCACTGCCTCGACGAGGAAGCCCGCCACGCCTACGCCGCCGCTCTCCACCGCGCCACCCGGCCCGACGCCCTGCTCACCCTCTTCTGTTTCCCCGCGGGCAGCACCGGCCTGGCCGCCGCGATGGGCGTCTCCGAAGACAACCTCCGCACGACCTGGGGCAACGCCGGGTGGGACATCACCGACCTGCGGCTGGCCAGCTATCACGTCAACGCCGCGGTCGGCGAGCTCGTCACCGCGTTCGGCCTCGAGTGCGAACCGGTGCCCGGCGAGCCCAGCCGCCTCCAGGCCCCCATCTGGGCGTTGCGGGCTCATCGTGTCTGA
- a CDS encoding S26 family signal peptidase, whose amino-acid sequence MPSRRTLLAAASAGAAIAAVGLGLLRPRRVEVVGESMLPALCPGDRLLLVRLPAARGAVVAVADPREPSRTLVKRVAARPGGEAPLPGGGQLRAGGGYVLLGDNPGASTDSVEFGAVPPSLLRGRAVYRYAPPHRRGPVSVVRPAG is encoded by the coding sequence GTGCCGAGTCGCCGCACCCTCCTCGCCGCCGCCTCCGCCGGGGCGGCGATCGCCGCCGTCGGGCTGGGCCTGCTCCGGCCACGCCGGGTCGAGGTGGTCGGGGAGAGCATGCTCCCCGCGCTGTGCCCCGGCGACAGGCTGCTCCTGGTCCGGCTTCCGGCGGCCCGGGGCGCGGTGGTGGCGGTCGCCGACCCCCGCGAGCCCTCGCGGACGCTGGTGAAGCGGGTGGCGGCCCGCCCCGGCGGCGAGGCGCCCCTCCCCGGAGGCGGCCAGCTCCGGGCCGGCGGCGGATATGTGCTGCTCGGCGACAACCCCGGGGCGAGCACCGACAGCGTGGAGTTCGGAGCGGTGCCGCCCAGCCTGCTCCGCGGGCGCGCCGTCTATCGCTACGCGCCGCCCCACCGCCGCGGCCCGGTTTCGGTGGTGAGACCGGCCGGGTAG
- a CDS encoding cupredoxin domain-containing protein, with protein sequence MRLTRHVPPLLLITACVAACGGSSPAAGQRPPATGSTVTVDIPGADRFTPPVVEVVKGSRVTFTNHDGDPHTATSVPGDPTSFALTLPPGASASVVVDRTGVYRYFCALHARYDPSTGQIAALPIADHPAEPMAGTFVVTPGP encoded by the coding sequence ATGCGTCTCACGCGTCACGTCCCACCGCTTCTGCTCATCACCGCCTGCGTCGCCGCGTGCGGTGGGTCCTCGCCGGCCGCGGGCCAGCGGCCGCCGGCAACCGGTTCCACCGTCACCGTCGACATCCCCGGCGCCGACCGGTTCACCCCGCCCGTCGTCGAGGTGGTGAAGGGCAGCCGTGTGACCTTCACCAACCACGACGGCGATCCGCACACCGCCACCAGCGTCCCTGGGGATCCGACATCCTTCGCGCTCACGCTGCCGCCGGGCGCAAGCGCCTCGGTGGTTGTAGACAGGACCGGCGTCTACCGGTACTTCTGCGCGCTGCACGCGCGCTACGACCCGTCCACCGGCCAGATCGCCGCACTGCCCATCGCCGACCATCCCGCCGAGCCGATGGCAGGCACGTTCGTGGTCACGCCCGGCCCGTGA
- the sodN gene encoding superoxide dismutase, Ni, whose amino-acid sequence MSLLSRLLMLADRVAAPGAVHAHCDLPCGVYDPAQARIEASSVKACMEKFQGSGDPVFQQRAVLIKEERADLVKHHLWVLWTDYFKPEHLAKVPELHDLFWRATKKAGEAKKTNDPAVGQQLLDLCDEVAAAFAATKS is encoded by the coding sequence ATGTCCCTGCTGTCCCGGCTGTTGATGCTGGCAGACCGCGTTGCGGCGCCCGGTGCGGTCCACGCCCACTGCGACCTGCCGTGCGGGGTCTACGACCCCGCCCAGGCCCGGATCGAGGCCTCGTCGGTGAAGGCCTGCATGGAGAAGTTCCAGGGGAGCGGCGACCCCGTCTTCCAGCAGCGCGCCGTCCTGATCAAGGAGGAGCGCGCCGACCTGGTCAAGCATCACCTCTGGGTGCTCTGGACCGACTACTTCAAGCCGGAGCACCTCGCCAAGGTGCCGGAGCTCCACGACCTCTTCTGGCGGGCCACCAAGAAGGCGGGCGAGGCCAAGAAGACCAACGACCCCGCCGTGGGCCAGCAGCTTCTCGATCTCTGCGACGAGGTCGCCGCGGCCTTCGCCGCCACCAAGAGCTGA
- a CDS encoding glycerophosphodiester phosphodiesterase, translating to MEAMPPLIFAHRGAPEHRREGNTARAFERALAAGARGLESDVWLTRDGVPVMYHPHPWREPRRVGAKTRAELADSVLALDELYARCGVDFDLALDLGGTRTAARVVEVAREHGAADRLWLTVFRAQAMAAWRASWPEVHLVHPTMIWPGRSLDQLCARLRAAGVAALNLHQRQVTRQRVGAAHAAGVLFFAWGARTEGATRRVLAQGADGVFTDDLPGLVRVMGGLESRPDGSTTPGT from the coding sequence ATGGAAGCGATGCCGCCGCTGATCTTCGCGCACCGCGGCGCGCCGGAACATCGGCGTGAGGGGAATACGGCCAGGGCTTTCGAGCGGGCGCTGGCTGCCGGCGCCCGCGGGCTGGAGTCAGACGTTTGGCTCACACGCGACGGTGTCCCGGTGATGTACCACCCACATCCGTGGCGAGAACCGCGCCGCGTGGGCGCAAAGACCCGGGCCGAGCTGGCGGACTCCGTGCTTGCCCTCGACGAGTTGTACGCGCGCTGTGGCGTGGACTTCGACCTGGCGCTTGACCTCGGCGGCACCCGGACGGCCGCCCGGGTGGTGGAGGTCGCGCGCGAGCATGGAGCCGCGGACAGGCTGTGGCTCACGGTGTTTCGAGCGCAGGCCATGGCTGCGTGGCGTGCCAGTTGGCCCGAGGTCCACCTGGTCCACCCCACCATGATCTGGCCGGGACGCAGCCTCGATCAGCTCTGCGCCCGCCTCCGTGCGGCCGGCGTCGCCGCGCTCAACCTCCACCAACGGCAGGTCACGCGCCAACGAGTCGGCGCTGCACATGCCGCCGGGGTTCTCTTCTTCGCCTGGGGTGCACGCACAGAGGGGGCGACGCGGCGGGTACTGGCGCAGGGAGCCGACGGTGTGTTCACCGATGATCTTCCCGGTCTGGTGCGGGTCATGGGCGGGCTCGAGAGCCGGCCTGACGGTTCCACCACTCCCGGGACGTGA
- a CDS encoding TetR/AcrR family transcriptional regulator, with protein MGRPLRQERHADALDPPAGRPPGRPRSADDEVIAGAVVQALVERGYDGMTVDHVARLAGVGRATLYRRWPTKTAMVIDALGRGRFPTLEDPDSGDPRADFESLLHMLQATIAREHHVIRALQLEAARHPDIGIALRRDLIPQRKEVLIGVLRRAATAGLLRAPSDLELQARVGPALLWEHFALSPNEADPELPRRITDLVFADRPQPRRSTR; from the coding sequence TTGGGTCGCCCTCTTCGCCAGGAGCGCCACGCCGACGCCCTCGACCCGCCGGCGGGTCGGCCGCCGGGCCGGCCACGCAGCGCTGACGATGAGGTCATCGCCGGGGCCGTGGTCCAGGCCCTGGTGGAGCGCGGCTATGACGGGATGACCGTCGATCACGTCGCCCGGCTCGCCGGGGTGGGTCGGGCCACGCTGTACCGGCGCTGGCCGACGAAGACGGCCATGGTGATCGACGCCCTGGGACGGGGTCGTTTCCCGACCCTGGAAGACCCCGACAGCGGCGACCCCCGGGCCGACTTCGAAAGCCTGCTGCACATGCTGCAGGCGACGATCGCACGGGAGCACCACGTCATCCGGGCCCTCCAGCTCGAGGCCGCCCGTCACCCCGACATCGGCATCGCGTTGCGCCGCGATCTCATCCCCCAGCGGAAGGAAGTGCTCATCGGCGTCCTGCGACGGGCTGCCACCGCCGGACTGCTCCGAGCACCGTCCGACCTCGAGCTCCAGGCCCGGGTGGGACCCGCCCTCCTCTGGGAGCACTTCGCTCTGTCGCCCAACGAGGCCGACCCGGAGCTTCCCCGGCGCATCACCGATCTCGTCTTTGCCGATCGCCCCCAACCCAGAAGGAGCACACGATGA